The following proteins are co-located in the Apium graveolens cultivar Ventura chromosome 5, ASM990537v1, whole genome shotgun sequence genome:
- the LOC141660372 gene encoding secreted RxLR effector protein 161-like, with protein sequence MDTPVSKGDKFSLKQCHKNELEIREMQRIPYASTVGSLMYAQVCTRPDIAFIVGMLGRYLSNPGMVQWKAVKRVLRYLKKTKDYMLTYRKSDHLEIIGYSDSDFGGCKNERKSTSGYDYLLTGGAISWRSAKQTLITSSTMAAEYIACFVASNQALWLRNFVTGLRILDGVKRPLKIFCDNKSAVEYSNNNWSTTDAKHIDIKFLVVKEKIQS encoded by the coding sequence ATGGATACACCCGTGTCTAAGGGAGACAAATTTAGTCTCAAACAGTGTCACAAGAATGAACTTGAGATAAGGGAAATGCAAAGAATACCATATGCATCGACAGTGGGAAGCCTAATGTATGCTCAAGTTTGTACTCGTCCTGACATAGCATTCATTGTTGGAATGTTGGGAAGATATTTGAGTAATCCGGGAATGGTGCAATGGAAAGCAGTGAAACGAGTCTTACGGTatttgaagaaaacaaaagacTATATGCTCACATACAGGAAATCAGATCATTTAGAAATCATTGGATATTCAGATTCTGACTTTGGAGGAtgcaaaaatgaaagaaaatctACTTCGGGCTATGATTATTTACTGACTGGTGGAGCGATTTCATGGAGGTCTGCCAAACAGACGCTCATAACTTCATCCACCATGGCTGCAGAATATATAGCATGTTTTGTGGCATCCAATCAAGCTTTATGGCTGCGAAACTTTGTCACTGGTTTGCGTATTCTTGATGGTGTTAAAAGACCACTAAAGATATTTTGTGATAATAAATCAGCGGTGGAGTATTCAAACAACAATTGGAGCACTACAGATGCAAAACATATAGATATTAAGTTCCTAGTTGTTAAAGAAAAGATTCAGAGTTGA
- the LOC141661448 gene encoding uncharacterized protein LOC141661448 produces the protein MLGGKKNLEFSSMGKLQPFVESNCSAPARNLTKSDLGAVVFGCKSHTLKECYLKELFGLPASHFAYVKKITPGLVLFLFNYSDRTLHGIFEAASPGQMNINPHGWTDHGTEFSPYPAQVKVRINKRCCTLTENQFKLIIIMNYYERSHFYFELDQSQTSNLVSLFTSLPYDADACTSKNTSKWNLFSNPSPVFDIRHERESCLLSDKGVVGDAHTSILPKAWISLFKSSSEYTVVQKEKDDAGTHLPQKTWSSFFKNSSECDGLEKDEYFWTEALNYCRPVEKSNMEFESLCRPCSKRVSSGSEGNVLDSSQCPEKVDNWETHWDKQGVARCQPVF, from the exons ATGCTAGGAGGGAAGAAAAACCTGGAATTTTCTTCAATGGGGAAACTTCAGCCATTTGTGGAATCTAATTGCAGTGCTCCTGCTAGAAACCTGACAAAGAGTGACCTAGGCGCAGTTGTTTTTGGGTGCAAGAGTCACACATTAAAAGAATGCTATCTCAAAGAGTTATTTG GCTTACCAGCTTCTCATTTTGCGTATGTAAAGAAGATCACACCTGGACTAGTACTCTTCCTATTTAACTATAGTGATAGAACGCTTCATGGTATATTTGAAGCTGCTAGCCCTGGACAAATGAATATCAATCCTCATGGGTGGACTGATCATGGAACAGAGTTCTCGCCATACCCTGCACAG GTTAAAGTCCGTATCAACAAGCGGTGTTGCACATTGACCGAGAATCAGTTCAAACTAATAATTATAATGAACTACTATGAAAGAAGCCATTTCTATTTTGAACTAGATCAGAGTCAAACCAGTAATTTAGTTTCATTGTTTACTTCCTTGCCTTATGATGCGGATGCTTGTACCTCAAAGAATACATCTAAGTGGAACCTTTTCTCTAATCCATCACCTGTTTTCGATATAAGACATGAAAGAGAATCATGTCTGTTGAGTGACAAGGGGGTTGTTGGTGATGCACACACTTCCATCCTGCCGAAAGCTTGGATCTCATtgttcaaaagttcatcagaatATACTGTTGTACaaaaagaaaaagatgatgcaGGCACCCACCTTCCACAAAAAACATGGAGTTCATTCTTCAAAAATTCATCTGAGTGTGATGGTTTGGAGAAAGATGAATACTTTTGGACTGAAGCTTTGAACTATTGTCGTCCTGTGGAAAAATCTAATATGGAATTTGAGTCTTTATGTAGGCCTTGTTCGAAGAGAGTTAGTAGTGGAAGTGAAGGAAACGTGTTAGACAGTAGCCAGTGTCCTGAAAAAGTTGATAACTGGGAGACACATTGGGATAAACAAGGGGTAGCTAGATGCCAGCCAGTGTTTTGA
- the LOC141661516 gene encoding cation/H(+) antiporter 3-like: MDLNGFQREGVNPGEEDNCALHVKVHSPGSFTLMDTSDYVLNYALPRLLLQLSLIFILTHSLHVLLRRLSLPRTISKILAGIILGKTIFGNLSGEMQRRLFPEDDVLLYGLSRFGFIFYMFLVGVKMDLSMIWKVGRKAITIGLGASFAPMITAAIMWAIIAPYFPLYKRAAVSAVLRIKSVTPFPVIAGLLIDLKIMNTEIGRLSLAAALVADLVGKVAAVLLNVYRVYEQSSSKSLAWLSFIQSFVIITSVLVGTRPLFSRIIRRTPEGKPVKQEYLAFIYLAIPFTAFLCTNLGLQDYYIPFLLGLAIPNGPPLGSTLAIKLDSITTGLLTPLLITNFSLWIDLADFYDIAFLKAICMITVGGVAIKLVFVLGPALLNNLPIRDAITISIILSTQGIVQGAYYDFEYRSQNIDGETFTLVIMWMAVLAAAAHLSVKYLYDYSKIYRGYVKRNILNTSRNSQLRLLVCSQRCDDAAAAMKLLEATSSTEAPTQTYALNLVELVGQATPLIINHGLGQKNTSGDTLSRQIIHLWQNFEQQYSGLVSVQAFTSISLPRFMHFDICSVAFDYLTSLIILPFHRKWNQHGKIIFESNVQRTINREVLGAAPCSVGILVDRRKTRAEVSVHEERQLYYHVAVIFLGDDDDREALAYAMRMAKSVKVQLNVVRVVREEKENWDSVLDREILRELKMLSREQNNIVYREKLSSDGGETAMLVNSMADSFDLIVVGRRHREDTPLLVGLWQWNDVPELGPIGDILASADVNKPASVLVVQQQGLQVNMLI, encoded by the exons ATGGACCTGAATGGATTCCAGAGAGAAGGTGTAAACCCTGGTGAAGAAGATAACTGCGCGCTTCATGTTAAAGTACATTCTCCGGGCTCATTTACGTTGATGGATACAAGTGATTACGTTCTTAATTATGCATTGCCCCGCCTGCTACTGCAGTTATCGTTGATCTTCATTCTCACTCACTCCCTTCATGTACTTCTCAGGCGCCTCAGTTTGCCTCGGACTATTTCTAAAATCTTG GCTGGTATTATACTAGGAAAAACTATCTTTGGTAATTTGTCAGGAGAGATGCAGAGAAGACTTTTCCCAGAAGATGATGTTCTCCTCTACGGACTGTCAAGATTTGGATTTATTTTCTATATGTTCTTGGTTGGAGTGAAGATGGATTTGAGCATGATATGGAAAGTTGGacgaaaggccataaccatagGCTTGGGTGCATCTTTTGCCCCCATGATCACTGCGGCCATAATGTGGGCAATTATAGCTCCATACTTTCCTCTATATAAAAGAGCAGCAGTTTCAGCTGTTCTCAGAATAAAATCTGTTACTCCATTCCCTGTCATTGCCGGTCTTTTAATTGACCTCAAAATTATGAATACAGAGATTGGTCGCCTTTCTTTGGCAGCAGCATTAGTAGCTGATTTGGTTGGTAAAGTAGCTGCTGTATTACTAAATGTTTATAGAGTCTATGAACAATCATCAAGTAAATCTTTGGCCTGGCTAAGCTTCATTCAGTCTTTTGTCATAATTACGTCTGTGCTGGTGGGTACAAGGCCATTGTTCTCAAGAATTATCAGGAGGACACCAGAAGGGAAACCTGTGAAGCAAGAGTACCTTGCTTTTATATACTTGGCAATTCCTTTTACCGCCTTCTTATGCACCAACTTAGGCCTCCAAGATTATTACATTCCTTTTCTGCTTGGTTTGGCCATTCCCAACGGTCCTCCTCTGGGTTCGACACTTGCAATTAAGCTAGACTCAATCACAACAGGCTTGTTGACTCCATTGTTGATAACCAACTTTTCTCTATGGATTGATCTAGCAGATTTTTATGACATCGCCTTCTTGAAAGCAATATGCATGATCACAGTGGGGGGTGTTGCTATTAAACTTGTCTTTGTTTTAGGACCAGCATTGCTAAACAATCTGCCTATAAGAGATGCTATTACTATCAGCATAATCCTGAGTACTCAAGGAATAGTTCAAGGAGCATACTATGATTTCGAATATAGGAGCCAG AATATAGACGGCGAGACCTTTACCTTGGTTATAATGTGGATGGCCGTACTAGCAGCTGCTGCACACCTCTCTGTGAAATACCTGTATGATTACTCAAAAATATATAGGGGCTATGTAAAAAGAAACATTCTGAACACTTCAAGAAATTCCCAGCTCAGATTATTGGTATGCTCCCAGCGTTGTGACGATGCCGCGGCTGCTATGAAGCTTTTAGAAGCTACAAGCTCCACAGAAGCTCCCACCCAAACCTATGCGCTAAACCTTGTGGAGCTTGTTGGCCAAGCCACGCCACTCATAATTAATCACGGATTAGGTCAAAAGAATACCTCTGGAGACACTCTTTCCCGACAAATAATTCATCTATGGCAAAATTTTGAACAACAGTACTCTGGATTGGTTTCCGTCCAGGCCTTCACTTCAATCTCACTTCCAAGATTCATGCATTTTGACATTTGCTCTGTCGCCTTTGACTATTTAACATCACTTATCATACTTCCATTTCATCGGAAATGGAATCAGCATGGTAAAATTATATTCGAAAGCAATGTGCAGAGGACAATTAATCGGGAAGTACTGGGAGCAGCTCCTTGTTCTGTAGGCATTTTGGTTGATCGTCGTAAGACACGCGCAGAAGTCTCTGTCCATGAAGAGAGACAATTATATTATCATGTTGCAGTCATATTCTTGGGAGATGATGACGACCGGGAGGCTTTAGCATATGCCATGCGTATGGCAAAATCGGTGAAAGTTCAATTGAATGTTGTTAGGGTTGTTCGTGAAGAGAAGGAGAACTGGGACAGTGTGCTTGACAGAGAAATCTTGAGGGAGTTAAAGATGCTGAGCAGGGAACAGAACAATATAGTTTATAGAGAGAAGCTTAGTAGTGATGGGGGAGAGACAGCTATGCTAGTAAATTCAATGGCGGATTCCTTTGATTTAATAGTGGTAGGGAGACGCCATAGAGAAGATACACCGCTGTTAGTAGGATTATGGCAATGGAATGATGTACCAGAGCTGGGGCCAATAGGAGACATTTTGGCATCTGCAGATGTCAACAAACCAGCTTCAGTCTTGGTGGTGCAACAACAGGGTCTTCAAGTGAATATGCTAATCTAA